One window of Cervus canadensis isolate Bull #8, Minnesota chromosome 19, ASM1932006v1, whole genome shotgun sequence genomic DNA carries:
- the LOC122422204 gene encoding sulfated surface glycoprotein 185-like codes for MGRAGGEEGEAGPPMSVPLAAPRRPRRRRGGRCCCCCCCRRCFPTPSAAADQRPPETSRRLARPRLPLPPRAAPSLTQAQPRSSADSVPGATYPPPPPPPRPPPPPPLPPPLPPPPPPLPPPGPRLQRRSSLLLPAEPAPCCPRR; via the coding sequence ATGGGGAGGGCCGGGGGCGAGGAAGGAGAGGCAGGGCCGCCGATGTCAGTGCCACTAGCCGCGCCTCGGCGTCCCCGGCGGCGGAGAGGcggccgctgctgctgctgctgctgctgccgccgctgctTCCCCACACCGAGCGCCGCTGCTGATCAGCGGCCGCCGGAGACGTCCCGCCGCCTCGCTCGCCCGCGCTTGCCTCTGCCTCCCCGCGCCGCTCCTTCACTCACACAGGCACAGCCACGGAGCTCGGCAGACTCAGTCCCCGGCGCAACCTACCctccgccgccaccgccgcctcggccgccgccgccgccgccgctgccgccaccGCTCCCGCCTccgcctcctccccttcctcctcccggCCCCCGCCTCCAGCGCCGAAgcagcctcctcctccccgcGGAGCCCGCCCCCTGCTGCCCCCGACGTTGA